The Syntrophales bacterium sequence GGGGCATGGGAGTCCGTATTCAAAATGAGGGGAACATTCAACTGACGGGCCATCTTTAAGACATGTCCATTCGTCAGGCTGTGCCCCCGCCTGGTTGAGATTTCTAAAAATATCGCCTTCCGGGAGGCTATTGATGCTTCTTCTTCTGTGATCAAACCGGGATGGGCAAGGACATCAATGGGAGATTGCAGGGCGGCTAAATTAGTCCCCGGCATGACAGGCTCAACAATAGTCTCGCCATGGACGACAACAATCCTGGCTCCCATGAGTCTAACCTCCCTTGCCAGCTCGGAGATGCAGGCGGGAGGCACATGGGTCAGCTCTATACCGGGAATCACCTTAATTTCGCATGCATCTGCTATCTTTTGACAAACCTTTACAATCCGGGGGATGATAAAA is a genomic window containing:
- a CDS encoding histidinol phosphate phosphatase domain-containing protein is translated as MIDLHTHSIFSDGELIPSELVRRAKVMGYRAIAITDHGDHSNVDFIIPRIVKVCQKIADACEIKVIPGIELTHVPPACISELAREVRLMGARIVVVHGETIVEPVMPGTNLAALQSPIDVLAHPGLITEEEASIASRKAIFLEISTRRGHSLTNGHVLKMARQLNVPLILNTDSHAPQDLVPAEMARKIALGAGMTEGEIEVMFKNSACLVKRASG